ATGAAAGAGCAGGGTAAGTGATTGTGAGTGCGGTTTTTGGAACGGTTTCATGATTGCTCGTCAATCAATTGAACAATTTCTAACCTAGTTGCAGATTTTCAGAGAGAGTCAAAAATAGGCAACTGAATATGAGTAGACTAGAATTTTACAGTCAACGACAAATAAAAATGTGAACAGCAACAGAGGTTCACATTTCATTTTTTACTCATGGCAAAATGGCCTTTAGTTGGTTCAGGATGGTTTGTAAGGTTACAATCGCTTGTTCTCCTTGTTGTGGTTGGTAGAGTAGTTGGAAATACTTGCGAATAGTTTCTTCAAATTGCTTAGGGAGGAGTGTACAATTGGTCTTTGCGTACTCCAACATTCGTTTTTCACCAGGATGGGTTTGCTCATTGAGCGCAAATAACAAGTCAAAGTAGGAAGCAAAAAACTCACTCGTACGATGATTCATACTGAGAAGATCTTGGCGTTTGATAGCTTTTTCTATTTGGTGAGAGAAGGCAGGCATGGCTTGTTCTAGCAAAAGGAGTTGCCTTTCGATGATATGCTTTTTGAGTTCCTGTGGATAGGGAATCTGGTAAGTCTTTTGGAGAGAAGCATAGTGTCCATTCGGGTCGTATAAAATCTTGCTGTGGAGTAGATTATGCCACATGCAAGTTGTATAAGCATTTTGAGCTTTGTGCTGAAAAACGGTTGAGTTCAATTCCTGTTCAAACGACTCCAGCGAACGATAAATCAACTCGATTTCGATACCGTTGTTTAGTACACAGTCGTCCTCTAACTCCCAAAACTGGTTTCCAATTTCCATATAGGAGCAGTATTTACTCAAAATTTTGAGGCGAGTCGCCTCATCAATAGAAGAGTTGAGATAGACATAAACGTCATAGTCAGAATTTTGATCATAGTTTTGTCCTGCACGAGAGCCACCAAGAGCGATAGCTTCTACTTGTTCCAGTTGAGAGAATTCTTTGCAAAGTTCGTGGATCATGATTTTTCTCCTTGCTTTATGGTTTTAAAGTCATTTTACCAAAAAGTAAAACGTTTGCATAGCATTGAGTTACTCTTTTCCATCTATAGAAAAAAATGTGAACCCTTGTTTTGAGTTCACATTTCTTTTTTATTCTGCTGCTTGTTGCCAACGTTTTGCTAGCTTATGAGACAGGCTGGAAATAGCAAAGTTAAAGATAAAGTAAATTAAGGCAATCAGGATATAAAGACTGAAGACCTGCTCTGGTTCGAAATAGCGTCCCATGAGAATTTGGCTGGCGCCAAAGAGTTCTTGTAGAGCGATAACAGAGTAGAGAAGACTGGTATCCTTGATCACGGTTACAAACTGTGAAATGATGGCTGGCAGCATTTTTCGAATCGCTTGTGGGAGAATGATGTAGTAGAGGATTTGCGCAGAGGTGAATCCTTGCGACATTCCTGCTTCATACTGACCCTTGTCCACGGCATTGAGACCGCCTCGGATAATCTCAGCCAGGGCTGCTGAGGTAAAGAGGGTAAAGGCTGTAATACCAGCTGGTGTGGACTTCATCTTAAACACCAAAAAGATGGTGAAAATCCAGAGGAGGTTGGGAACGTTACGTACAAACTCGATATAAATGCTGGAGATGATCCGTAAGATAGGATTTTTCCCATTTCTCATGACGGCTAGTACTGTTCCGATAAGGGTCGAGAGGACGATAGCGATTAGAGAAATGTATAGGGTCAAGCCAAATCCTTTAAAGATAAAGATTAGGTTATCTGGGGTCAAAACTTCTAAAATAGATTCCATAGTAACCTCCTAAAGTGAATAGGCTTTTTTGTTGGCTTGCTCCATCTTGCGACCAAACTGGGCAACAGGGAAGCATAGAGCAAAGTAGAGAAGAGCAGCGCCTAAAAAGGCTGGGATATAGTTTCCGTTGAGGGCCGACCAAGATTTGGTCACAAACATCAAGTCTACTCCAGAGATGATGGCAACTGTAGAGGTGTTCTTGATGAGGTTGACGATTTGGTTGGTCAAAGGTGGGAGAATGATACGGAAGGCCTGAGGCAAGATAATCAAGCGCATGGCACTGATATAGGTAAAACCTTGCGACAAGGCGGCCTCCATTTGACCGCTAGGAATAGACTGAATCCCTGAACGAATAACCTCAGCGATATAAGCGCCGTGATAGAGTCCCACGCAGAGTACAGCTGTCCAATAAATCGGAATCATGATGGTGTGGTCACTGATAAGAGGTAAACCATAAAAGACGATGACAAACTGCACCAAGAGGGGAGTGTTTTGATAAAATTCGACAAAGATACGAGCCAAAACACGCAATAATGGGCGTTTGCTGGTTGACATGGCCCCAAAGAAGATGCCCAAAACCATGGCGAGGATAAAGGATCCAACCGCTAGGGCAAGGGTGAAGAGGAAACCATTGAAAAATTGTCCAAAATCCTGAAAATAGGCTGTCCAAGATGATAAATCTGTCATGGGGTGTCCTCCTTAATCTACGGTATGGCTAGATGGTTTGAGTTTGTAACGGTCATAGAGTTTCTGTAAACTACCATCCTTGGTCCATTTAGTGACCAAGCTATCAAGATAGTCGTTTAGCTCGGTATTTGATTTTTTGGTGACGATACCGTAGTCAGATGGCTTGAAACTATCATCTAGTAGTTCTGTCCGTTTGCTGATGTAGCCGGACAGGATAGAGCGGTCCACGGAAAAGGCATCAATACGGTGAGCGTGAAGGGAAGTAATCAATTCTGGGTAGGAACCAAGTTCGACGAATTTAAAGGTTAGACCTTTCTTTTTGCCCAGTTCAGTAATCAGGCGTTGGGTGATGGAACCTTGGGCAACTCCGATCGTTTTACCGTTTAGGTCCTCAATGCTTTTGATGTTGGCGGATTTATTGACCAAAAAACCAGAAGAATCCGTGTAGTAGGGACTGGTGAAGTTGTATAATTTTTTACGTTCATCTGTGATGGTGAAGGTCGCGATATCCATATCGACCTGTTCGTTATCTAGTAGTGGACCACGGGTTTGAGCGGTAACAGGAACGTAGCGAATCTTGACCTTGAGTTCGTCTGCAATCATCTTGGCAAGGTCCGTTTCGATACCAGAATAAGTCCCTGTCTTGGGATCCTTGTAGCCAAAATTGGGAACATCTTGTTTGACACCGACAACTAGTTCGCCTCTTTTTTGAATGTCTGCGACGCTGGTATCGGCTTGGGCTGGTTTGGCAGCAGCAAGGCTGAAAAGGCTAATCAATAATGCGGATAAAAAGAATTTCTTTTTCATAGGCGCCTCCTTATTTGACTTTGTCACTTTCGTGGTTGATAATTTTGCTGAGGAATTGTTGGGCACGAGGTTCGCTTGGGTTGTCAAAAAAGTCATCGACATCTGTCGTATCCACCAAAACTTCTCCGTCTGCCATAAAGATGATGCGGTCCGCAACCTCTCGAGCAAAGCCCATTTCGTGGGTAACGATGATCATATTCATCCCGTCATGCGCCAGTTTTTGCATAACTGCTAGAACATCTCCAATGGTCTCAGGATCAAGAGCAGATGTTGGCTCATCAAAGAGGAGGAGTTCCGGATGCATGGCAAGACCACGAGCGATGGCGATCCGCTGTTTTTGTCCACCAGATAGCATAGCTGGATAGGAATCTTTCTTGTCCCACATATTTACAAATTCCAGATATTTTTGGGCTGTTTTTTCAGCTTCTTTTTTATCAATTCCTAGAACCTTTATGGGCGCTAGTGTAACATTTTCTAACACTGTTTTGTGTGGATAAAGGTTAAAATGTTGAAAAACCATGCCAACTTCCTTACGAAGAGGAACTAAATCTTTCTGACTAGCACCTGCTACTTGGTGTCCATTGACTAGGAGACTTCCTTTGTCAACAGCCTCTAAACCATTAATCGTACGGATAAGAGTGGACTTCCCAGAGCCGGAAGGTCCAAGCAGGACAACAACTTGTCCTTTTTCAAAACGGAGATTGATGTCGCGGAGTGCGTGATAGTCTCCGTAATATTTTTCGACGTTTTTAAATTCTACTAAAGCCATGAGAGATCTCCTTTGTGTTAGATTTTATAACATGATTCTACACCAAAAGAATGTTCTTGTCAAATCATATCTGAAAAAATTCACTAAAATGTTATAAAAAAGCAATCTGGATAGAGAAAATGCCTAAATCATGTTATAATGAAACGATAGAATTCTTAGAAAGAGTGGATGTCTTTTTGATAACACCTACTTATGAATGGCAGTTTGCCCCGCAGGTTGAAGATGCGGATTTTACAAAGATAGCCAAGAAGGCTGGACTGGGTCCTGAGGTGGCTCGGTTATTATTTGAAAGAGG
The sequence above is a segment of the Streptococcus oralis ATCC 35037 genome. Coding sequences within it:
- a CDS encoding DUF4037 domain-containing protein; translation: MIHELCKEFSQLEQVEAIALGGSRAGQNYDQNSDYDVYVYLNSSIDEATRLKILSKYCSYMEIGNQFWELEDDCVLNNGIEIELIYRSLESFEQELNSTVFQHKAQNAYTTCMWHNLLHSKILYDPNGHYASLQKTYQIPYPQELKKHIIERQLLLLEQAMPAFSHQIEKAIKRQDLLSMNHRTSEFFASYFDLLFALNEQTHPGEKRMLEYAKTNCTLLPKQFEETIRKYFQLLYQPQQGEQAIVTLQTILNQLKAILP
- a CDS encoding amino acid ABC transporter permease, with protein sequence MESILEVLTPDNLIFIFKGFGLTLYISLIAIVLSTLIGTVLAVMRNGKNPILRIISSIYIEFVRNVPNLLWIFTIFLVFKMKSTPAGITAFTLFTSAALAEIIRGGLNAVDKGQYEAGMSQGFTSAQILYYIILPQAIRKMLPAIISQFVTVIKDTSLLYSVIALQELFGASQILMGRYFEPEQVFSLYILIALIYFIFNFAISSLSHKLAKRWQQAAE
- a CDS encoding amino acid ABC transporter permease — encoded protein: MTDLSSWTAYFQDFGQFFNGFLFTLALAVGSFILAMVLGIFFGAMSTSKRPLLRVLARIFVEFYQNTPLLVQFVIVFYGLPLISDHTIMIPIYWTAVLCVGLYHGAYIAEVIRSGIQSIPSGQMEAALSQGFTYISAMRLIILPQAFRIILPPLTNQIVNLIKNTSTVAIISGVDLMFVTKSWSALNGNYIPAFLGAALLYFALCFPVAQFGRKMEQANKKAYSL
- a CDS encoding transporter substrate-binding domain-containing protein — translated: MKKKFFLSALLISLFSLAAAKPAQADTSVADIQKRGELVVGVKQDVPNFGYKDPKTGTYSGIETDLAKMIADELKVKIRYVPVTAQTRGPLLDNEQVDMDIATFTITDERKKLYNFTSPYYTDSSGFLVNKSANIKSIEDLNGKTIGVAQGSITQRLITELGKKKGLTFKFVELGSYPELITSLHAHRIDAFSVDRSILSGYISKRTELLDDSFKPSDYGIVTKKSNTELNDYLDSLVTKWTKDGSLQKLYDRYKLKPSSHTVD
- a CDS encoding amino acid ABC transporter ATP-binding protein, with the translated sequence MALVEFKNVEKYYGDYHALRDINLRFEKGQVVVLLGPSGSGKSTLIRTINGLEAVDKGSLLVNGHQVAGASQKDLVPLRKEVGMVFQHFNLYPHKTVLENVTLAPIKVLGIDKKEAEKTAQKYLEFVNMWDKKDSYPAMLSGGQKQRIAIARGLAMHPELLLFDEPTSALDPETIGDVLAVMQKLAHDGMNMIIVTHEMGFAREVADRIIFMADGEVLVDTTDVDDFFDNPSEPRAQQFLSKIINHESDKVK